Sequence from the Kineosporia succinea genome:
TTGATCGCCTTCACCGCCGCGATCGCGTTGCGCTCGATGCACGGGATCTGCACCAGGCCGCCGATCGGGTCGCAGGTCAGGCCCAGGTTGTGCTCCATCGCGATCTCGGCCGCGTTCTCCACCTGGAGCGGTGTGCCGCCCAGTAGTTCGGCGAGCCCGGCCGCCGCCATCGCCGACGCCGAGCCCACCTCGCCCTGGCACCCGACCTCGGCGCCGGAGATCGACGCGCGCTCCTTGAACAGCAGGCCGATCGCGGCCGCGGTGAGCAGGAACTCGGCCACGGCCTGGTCGCGCTCGGTCTCGTCGGCGTGCGTGAGCCAGGGGATGTAGGACATCGCGTAGTGCAGCACCGCCGGGATGATGCCCGCCGCGCCGTTCGTCGGTGCCGTGACCACCCGGCCACCGGCCGCGTTCTCCTCGTTGACCGCCAGCGCCACCAGGTTGACCCACTCCATGGCCATGCCCGGTTCGCGGTCGGGATCCTCGAGAGTGAGCTCGTCGTGCCACTTCTTGGCCCGCCGCCGCACGTTCAGCCCGCCCGGCAGGCACCCGTCGACCTGCACGCTGCGCTCCACGCAGTCGAGCATCACGTCGTGAATGCGCTTGAGGCCCAGGCGCACCTGCTCCTCGGTGCTGAACATCAGCTCCTGGCGCAGCATGACCTCGCTGATGTTCAGGCCCTGGCTCTCGCACACCTCGAGCAGCTCGTCGCCGGAGGTGAAACACGAGGGGCCGCTCTGCGGACCGTCGGTGCCCGCCGGCTCCTGCGCGCCCTCGCGCACGATGAACCCGCCGCCCACCGAGAAGTAGGTGTCGGCGTGCAGTTCCAGGCCGGTCTCGTCGTAGGCGGTGAAGCGCAGCGCGTTCGGGTGGCGGGGCAGCACGGTCAGGGGACGCAGCACCACGTCGTCGGCGAGGTCGAACGGGATCGCGTGCCGCCCGGCCAGGTGCAGCACGTGGTCGTTGCGGATGTGGGCGGCGATGCTCTCGTACACGTCGGGCTCGACCGACTCCGGGCGCACGTTCTCCAGCCCGACGGCCGAGGCGATCAGCGTGCCGTGGCCCTCACCGGTGGCGGCCAGCGACCCGAACAGGTCGACGCGCACCCGGTGCACCAGCTCGGTCGTGTCCTGCTTGTCGAGGTGCTCGGCGAACTCGGCGGCCGCGCGCATCGGGCCGACCGTGTGCGAGCTGGACGGGCCGAGACCGACGCTGAAGATGTCGAAAACGCTGATCATGCGCGACCTCCTGACTGTTGCGGCAGTTCGATGCTAAGCGACGGACGGGTTACGCGCGGTGTCGTCCACATGACAGGTGCATCTCGCACCGTGCCGCACGAGGTGAGTGGGGTGCAACCCCGTGAGACGGCCGGCCCGGCGGCCCGCGCGCCCGAAAATCCGTATCCCCGGAGACCTGCGCGTGCCCCGGGGGAGACCTGCGCGTGCCCTGGAGGCCTGCGCGTGCCCGCAGACCCTGTGCGTGTCCGGAGACCCGCGTCCCCGGACAGAGGAACACCCTCTATACCGCTGGGGTATAGAGGGTGTTCCCCTGCTCAGTCGGCCACGTAGTAGAGGCGCTTGTTGCAGAACTCGTCGAACCCCAGCGGCCCCAGCTCACGGCCGAAGCCCGAGCGCTTGGTGCCACCGAACGGCAGCTCCGCCGCCTCGCCGGCCGGGGTGTTCACGTTCGTCATGCCCGAGTCGAGCAGACGGGCGATGCGCTTGGCCTTGTCGACGTCGGCGCTGAACACCGAGCCACCCAGACCGAAGCGGGTGGCGTTGGCCAGCTGCACCGCCTCGTCCTCACTGCTGACCTTGTAGACCACGGCGACCGGGCCGAACAGTTCCTCGTGGAAGGCAGCCATCTCCGGGGTGACGCCGGTGAGCACCGCGGGGGAGTAGTGCGCCGACGGGCCCTCGCCCAGCACGCCGCCCGCGTGCAGGGTCGCCCCCTTGGAGACGGCCTCCTGCACCTGCTCGTTGATCGACTCGGCGGCCCGCCGCGACGACATCGGGGCGTGCGCGGACGCGTCGATGGCCTTCGCCTTCTCGGTGAGCTCGGCGACGAACGCGTCGTACACGTCGTCCATGACGATCATGCGCTTGTTGGAGTTGCAGACCTGGCCGTTGTTGTAGACCCGGAAGTCCCACGCGGTCTGCGCCAGCGCGGGCACGTCCTGCGAGTCGAGCACCACCATCGGGTCGGAGCCGCCGAGCTCCAGCACGCACTTCTTCAGGTACTTGCCGGCCAGCGACGCCACCACGGCCCCGGCCCGCTCCGAGCCGGTCAGCGAGACGCCCTGCACCCGCTTGTCGGCGATGATCGTCTCGATCTGCTCGTGCGTGGCGAAGACGTTCACGTAGGCACCCTCGGGGACCCCCGCGTCCTTCATGATCTGCTCGACGGCCAGGGCGGTCTGCGGCACGCTCTCGGCGTGCTTGAGGATGATCGTGTTGCCCAGCACCAGGTTCGGGGCCGCGAAGCGGGCGATCTGGTAGGTCGGGAAGTTCCACGGCATGATGCCCAGCACCGCGCCCACGGGCCGGTACTCGACCATCGCGGTGCCGCCGGTGTCGCTGCTGGTCGGGATCGGCCGGTCGGCGGCCAGCTTCGGGCCCTCGGTGGCGTAGTAACCGAAGATCGCCTGGCTGAACTCCGACTCCTCCTTGCCCTCGTCGAAGGCCTTGCCCATCTCCTGCTGCGACAGTCGCGCCAGCTCCTGCGCCCGCTCGCCGAACAGGTCCGAGACCCGCTGCACGATCGCCGCGCGCTCCTCGATCGGCACCTGGCGCCACGCGTCGAACGCGGTGTCGGCCCCGGCGACGGCCGCCTCGATCTCGGCGTCGGTGGAGAACGGGAAGGTCTTCAGCACCTCACCGGTGGCGGGGTCGGTCACCTGGTACGTCGGCTGAGAGGGGCTCATGCGCTTCTCCATGCTGGGGGCTGGTGGACGTGTGAACTGCGAGCCTAGCTTTGGTGACGTGGACCCCATCGACGTGGCCGTTGACCTTGCCGATCTCGACGATCTTCTCACCCGGGACGAGACTGACATCCGGGATGCCGTGCGCGCCATGGCCCGGAGCCGGATCGCCCCGTATGTCGCCGACTGGTTCGAGCGCGGCGCGCCCGACGACCCGCGCGGGCTGGTCAAGGAGCTCGGTGACCTGGGGGTGCTGGGCATGCACCTGACCGGTTACGGCTGCGCCGGGCTGAGCGCCACCCAGTACGGGCTGGCCTGCCTGGAGCTGGAGGCCGTGGACTCGGGCATCCGCTCGCTGGTCTCGGTGCAGGGCTCCCTGGCGATGTACGCGCTGTGGCGTTTCGCGACCGAGTCAGTGAAGCAGGAGTGGCTGCCGCGCATGGCGGCCGGGGACGCGATCGGCTGCTTCGGCCTGACCGAGCCCGACCACGGTTCCGACCCGGCCGGGATGGCCACCCGCGCGCGCCGCGACGGCTCCGACTGGGTGCTCGACGGGCGCAAGATGTGGATCACCAACGGCTCGATCGCCGACGTGGCGGTCGTCTGGGCGAACACCGAGGAGGGCATCCGCGGGTTCGCCGTGCCCACCGCCACCCCGGGCTTCACCACGGTGGAGATGAAACACAAGATGTCCCTGCGGGCCTCGGTGACCAGCGAGCTCCTGCTCGACGCGGTGCGGGTGCCGGACGAGTGCGCGTTTCCCGAGGTGCGCGGTCTGGCCGGGCCGCTGACCTGCCTGACCGAGGCCCGGTTCGGCATCATCTGGGGATCGATGGGGGCGGCCCGCAGCTGCCTCGCCACCGCACTGCGGTATGCGCTGTCCCGCGAGCAGTTCGGCCGCCCGATCGCCGGATTCCAGCTCACCCAGCAGAAACTCGCCGACATGGAACTGGAGTACGTCAAGGGTGTGCTGCTCGCGCTGCACCTGGCGCGCCGCAAGGACTCCGGCGTGCTCCGGCCCGTGCAGGTCAGCCTGGGCAAGCTGAACAACGTGCGCGAGGCCCTGGAGATCTGCCGCGCCGCGCGCACCATCCTCGGGGCGAACGGAATCTCGCTGGAGTACCCGGTCATTCGCCACATGAACAACCTGGAGTCGGTGCTCACCTACGAGGGAACGGTCGAGATGCACACGCTCGTGATCGGGAAGGCGATGACCGGGCTCGACGCGTTCCGGTGAAAGTCTCTGGCAGACTCGGATTCTGGCACCCGCCGGTGGAATTTCTTTCACCGGCGGGTCTGGGTGAGAATGGTTCCCGGTGTACTGAGCCCACGGGGGAATCATGTTTGAAGAACGGGTTTCGGACCCATCGGTGATCCGCGAGGAGTGCGGCCCGGCCACGGCCGGCATGGTGCTCATGCTGATGGCGCACGGCTGGCGGGTGCGGCGCCAGGGCCACAGATTCCGGCTGTACTGCCCGTGCGGCGAGACCTCGCTGCCCTACAGTGGCGCCTCCTACGACGACGTCTCGCACGCTGCACGCATCGTGCGTCAGGCGGCGCACTGTGGCTAGGCCCTGCTTCGTCGGTCCGTGCCTACCGCGGGGCGCCCGGGACGCCGTCTGGGCACCTCCTCGCCACGGCCCTGATCCGCAGGGCAGACCCTAGGAGCCCGCGATGGCCTGGTACGAAATGGCG
This genomic interval carries:
- a CDS encoding L-serine ammonia-lyase; protein product: MISVFDIFSVGLGPSSSHTVGPMRAAAEFAEHLDKQDTTELVHRVRVDLFGSLAATGEGHGTLIASAVGLENVRPESVEPDVYESIAAHIRNDHVLHLAGRHAIPFDLADDVVLRPLTVLPRHPNALRFTAYDETGLELHADTYFSVGGGFIVREGAQEPAGTDGPQSGPSCFTSGDELLEVCESQGLNISEVMLRQELMFSTEEQVRLGLKRIHDVMLDCVERSVQVDGCLPGGLNVRRRAKKWHDELTLEDPDREPGMAMEWVNLVALAVNEENAAGGRVVTAPTNGAAGIIPAVLHYAMSYIPWLTHADETERDQAVAEFLLTAAAIGLLFKERASISGAEVGCQGEVGSASAMAAAGLAELLGGTPLQVENAAEIAMEHNLGLTCDPIGGLVQIPCIERNAIAAVKAINAARMAMRGDGRHHVSLDQVIETMRQTGADMSDKYKETAMGGLAVNVPLC
- a CDS encoding NAD-dependent succinate-semialdehyde dehydrogenase, which gives rise to MSPSQPTYQVTDPATGEVLKTFPFSTDAEIEAAVAGADTAFDAWRQVPIEERAAIVQRVSDLFGERAQELARLSQQEMGKAFDEGKEESEFSQAIFGYYATEGPKLAADRPIPTSSDTGGTAMVEYRPVGAVLGIMPWNFPTYQIARFAAPNLVLGNTIILKHAESVPQTALAVEQIMKDAGVPEGAYVNVFATHEQIETIIADKRVQGVSLTGSERAGAVVASLAGKYLKKCVLELGGSDPMVVLDSQDVPALAQTAWDFRVYNNGQVCNSNKRMIVMDDVYDAFVAELTEKAKAIDASAHAPMSSRRAAESINEQVQEAVSKGATLHAGGVLGEGPSAHYSPAVLTGVTPEMAAFHEELFGPVAVVYKVSSEDEAVQLANATRFGLGGSVFSADVDKAKRIARLLDSGMTNVNTPAGEAAELPFGGTKRSGFGRELGPLGFDEFCNKRLYYVAD
- a CDS encoding acyl-CoA dehydrogenase family protein, producing MLGAGGRVNCEPSFGDVDPIDVAVDLADLDDLLTRDETDIRDAVRAMARSRIAPYVADWFERGAPDDPRGLVKELGDLGVLGMHLTGYGCAGLSATQYGLACLELEAVDSGIRSLVSVQGSLAMYALWRFATESVKQEWLPRMAAGDAIGCFGLTEPDHGSDPAGMATRARRDGSDWVLDGRKMWITNGSIADVAVVWANTEEGIRGFAVPTATPGFTTVEMKHKMSLRASVTSELLLDAVRVPDECAFPEVRGLAGPLTCLTEARFGIIWGSMGAARSCLATALRYALSREQFGRPIAGFQLTQQKLADMELEYVKGVLLALHLARRKDSGVLRPVQVSLGKLNNVREALEICRAARTILGANGISLEYPVIRHMNNLESVLTYEGTVEMHTLVIGKAMTGLDAFR